Proteins found in one Herbiconiux sp. A18JL235 genomic segment:
- a CDS encoding DnaJ C-terminal domain-containing protein: MASQDWFDKDFYKVLGVSKDISDAELKKAYRKLARKYHPDSNQGDAKAEATFKEISEAYSVLSDAEQRKEYDQIRAMGSGARFTAGGGGQGGGFEDVFGGMFGGGGGGARGTSYSYQQAPGGFDDILGGMFGRGGGRGGFGAYGPTRGRDVTARTTIDFVTAVKGDTIKLQTADGKPITVKIPAGVADQQKIKLRGKGEPSPDGGEAGDIVLTVTVRKHPVFERDGLNLRVNVPVTFVEATLGATIEVPTLGGNPVKLKVAPGTPSGRVLRVKGRGVETSKGKGDLLAVVQVAVPSHLTAEQREALEAFHSVEPAENPRTELLAKARE; encoded by the coding sequence ATGGCTAGCCAGGACTGGTTCGACAAAGACTTCTACAAGGTGCTCGGGGTGTCGAAAGACATCTCCGACGCCGAGCTCAAGAAGGCCTATCGCAAGCTGGCGCGCAAGTACCACCCCGACTCGAACCAGGGCGACGCCAAGGCCGAGGCGACCTTCAAGGAGATCAGCGAGGCCTACTCGGTGCTCTCCGACGCCGAGCAGCGCAAGGAGTACGACCAGATCCGCGCCATGGGCTCCGGCGCCCGCTTCACCGCGGGCGGCGGCGGCCAGGGCGGCGGCTTCGAAGACGTCTTCGGCGGCATGTTCGGCGGCGGCGGGGGTGGTGCTCGGGGAACGAGCTACAGCTACCAGCAGGCACCGGGCGGCTTCGACGACATCCTCGGCGGCATGTTCGGTCGCGGCGGCGGCCGTGGGGGCTTCGGCGCCTACGGCCCCACCCGCGGCCGCGACGTGACGGCGCGCACCACGATCGACTTCGTGACCGCGGTGAAGGGCGACACCATCAAGCTGCAGACGGCGGATGGCAAGCCGATCACGGTGAAGATCCCCGCCGGTGTCGCCGACCAGCAGAAGATCAAGCTGCGCGGCAAGGGCGAGCCCTCGCCCGACGGCGGTGAGGCGGGCGACATCGTGCTCACCGTCACCGTGCGGAAGCACCCGGTGTTCGAACGCGACGGCCTCAACCTGCGCGTGAACGTGCCGGTCACCTTCGTCGAGGCCACACTCGGTGCCACCATCGAGGTGCCCACCCTCGGCGGCAACCCGGTGAAGCTCAAGGTCGCCCCCGGCACTCCGTCGGGTCGCGTGCTGCGGGTCAAGGGCCGCGGCGTCGAGACCTCGAAGGGCAAGGGCGACCTCCTCGCCGTCGTGCAGGTGGCGGTTCCGTCGCACCTCACGGCCGAGCAGCGCGAGGCGCTCGAGGCCTTCCACTCGGTCGAACCGGCCGAGAACCCCCGAACCGAACTCCTCGCCAAGGCGCGGGAGTGA
- a CDS encoding MerR family transcriptional regulator, with amino-acid sequence MDEVDENSPLFAIAVAAELAGMHPQTLRQYDRIGLVSPTRTAGKSRRYSMRDVVQLREVARLSSEGVSLEGIARILQLENQVAGLTARVRELESALAEEVLNRPGRRVFAAGVEGEVISLKHGTRTQRRTELVVWRPRDRDGR; translated from the coding sequence ATGGACGAGGTCGACGAGAACTCGCCGCTGTTCGCGATCGCCGTGGCGGCCGAGCTCGCGGGCATGCACCCGCAGACCCTCCGCCAGTACGACCGCATCGGGCTGGTGAGCCCCACCCGCACCGCAGGCAAGTCGCGGCGCTACTCGATGCGCGACGTCGTGCAGCTGCGTGAGGTGGCGCGCCTGTCGTCGGAGGGGGTGTCGCTCGAGGGCATCGCGCGCATCCTTCAGCTCGAGAACCAGGTCGCCGGGCTCACCGCCCGCGTGCGCGAGCTGGAGTCGGCGCTCGCCGAAGAGGTGCTCAACCGGCCCGGCCGGCGCGTCTTCGCCGCCGGTGTCGAAGGCGAGGTCATCTCGTTGAAGCACGGCACCCGCACCCAGCGGCGCACCGAGCTCGTGGTGTGGCGGCCTCGCGACCGCGACGGGCGTTGA
- a CDS encoding class I SAM-dependent methyltransferase: MAEFSFDALRRWPDVEADNLFAADAADRLLLDEAAEALEATAGTPGLVTVIGDDYGAITLAAAAVLGLDGIRVHQDALAGERALAANAGRFGDPGLAARFTSLPLGEELLEQATVVLLRLPRQLAQLDEIARAIAAWAAPDVVVYATGRQKHMTPAMNEVLGASFGEVRATLARQKSRVLVASNPRTDAAPAALRRERHDDLGLWVCASGGVFAGTSIDIGTRLLLEHLDEVGHPGRSGAAAPVAIDLGCGSGVLATALARSRPDLRVIATDQSAAAVISATATLEANGVAAEVVRDDALSGFDDASADIVLLNPPFHVGSTVHAGIALKLFEAAGRVLAPGGELWTVYNSHLAYRPALQRTVGPTRQVARNPKFTLTASTRR, from the coding sequence GTGGCTGAGTTCTCCTTCGACGCCCTGCGACGCTGGCCAGATGTCGAGGCCGACAACCTGTTCGCGGCCGACGCCGCCGACCGGCTGCTGCTCGACGAGGCGGCGGAGGCACTCGAGGCCACCGCCGGCACCCCGGGCCTCGTGACCGTGATCGGCGACGACTACGGTGCCATCACGCTCGCCGCGGCCGCGGTGCTCGGGCTCGACGGCATCCGCGTGCATCAAGACGCGCTCGCCGGTGAGCGCGCGCTCGCCGCCAACGCCGGCCGTTTCGGCGATCCCGGTCTCGCCGCGCGCTTCACCTCGCTGCCACTCGGTGAGGAACTCCTCGAGCAGGCGACGGTCGTGCTCCTCCGCCTTCCGCGCCAGCTCGCCCAGCTCGACGAGATCGCTCGCGCCATCGCCGCCTGGGCGGCACCCGATGTGGTGGTCTACGCCACCGGTCGGCAGAAGCACATGACCCCCGCGATGAACGAGGTGCTGGGCGCGAGCTTCGGCGAGGTGCGGGCGACGCTCGCGCGGCAGAAGTCGCGCGTGCTCGTGGCCTCGAACCCGCGAACGGATGCTGCTCCCGCCGCTCTCCGGCGCGAGCGCCACGACGATCTCGGGCTGTGGGTGTGCGCGAGCGGGGGCGTGTTCGCCGGCACGAGCATCGACATCGGCACCCGGCTGCTGCTGGAGCACCTCGACGAGGTGGGTCACCCCGGTCGGTCGGGCGCCGCAGCGCCGGTCGCGATCGACCTCGGCTGCGGCAGCGGTGTGCTCGCGACGGCGCTCGCCCGGTCACGACCCGATCTCCGGGTGATCGCGACCGACCAGTCGGCTGCCGCCGTCATCTCCGCCACGGCCACCCTCGAGGCCAACGGCGTCGCGGCCGAGGTCGTGCGCGACGACGCCCTCAGCGGCTTCGACGACGCGAGCGCTGACATCGTGCTGCTGAACCCGCCCTTCCACGTCGGGTCGACCGTGCACGCCGGCATCGCGCTCAAGCTGTTCGAGGCCGCCGGCCGTGTGCTCGCGCCGGGTGGCGAGCTCTGGACCGTGTACAACTCGCACCTCGCCTACCGCCCCGCGCTGCAGCGCACCGTGGGCCCCACCCGTCAGGTCGCCCGCAACCCGAAGTTCACCCTCACGGCCTCCACCCGCCGCTGA